Genomic DNA from Alicyclobacillus fastidiosus:
GGATGTGTCGTCGAGGAGGAAATGGATTCGCGAATCCATTGCAATAAATCAAACCCGCGCAACTCCGGGTGGGATCTCATGCGCAGAGCAGCAATTTCTACACGCCAGCGCTCTGCTCCTGTTTGCTGAATGACATCTTCAATCGTCACGCGTTCCGCTTCCGTGAAGGCGAACCCTTCCACAACAGTCACCTCTCACAAAATCAGAGTGAATGGACTAGTGAACAGGTTGTTCGAGTTTATAATTAGGAAGATTATAAGGTGCCGGAGACGCGAAAGGTGTCGAACGAGCGCATGCTCGTGAAATTATTCTTTTGCGTGGTAGATGCGGGTGAGGCTGGCCAACTGAGTTGGTTTCGTGGATTTTGGAGTCCATTAGCGTGTATTAGACCGTGAGACAGGGGATTCGGGGACATGCGGGACAAGTTGACCAAGCAGGTGTTTCATATCACCTGGCCAGTTTTAATTGAACAACTGTTGTTCATGCTCATTGGGACGGCTGATACCTTTATGTTGGCGCACGTGTCGGGAGCTGCGGTCGCAGCTGTGGGCGCGTGCAATCAGGTCGTTACACTGGTGCTGCTCGTCTTCAATATGATTTCAGGCGGTACTGCGGTGCTCATAGCGCAATATCTCGGTGCAAAGCGCACCGGTGAGTGTGCAAGGTTTACAGGTGCATCGATCTCAGTCAATTTTTTGGTCGGTATCCTGGCGAGCGCGCTGCTCATCGTGTTTCGCCATCTCATCGCAGTCGCGATGCAGTTGCCACCTTCAGTAATTGGTTTGACGAACGCCTACATGGTGATTGTCGGATCAACGATGTTTATTCAGGCACTGCTTGGCGCCGTCAGCTCCGTTTTGCGATGTAATGGATTTACGCGGATGACAATGCTTGTTTCGCTTGGGATGAACGCAGTGCATATCATTGGAAATTATTTATTCATTTATGGCGCGTTTGGCGTTCCCAAACTCGGAGTGACGGGAGTTGCCATCTCTACGTCCGTCAGTCGTCTGCTGGCACTCGCGGTGATGCTCGGGCTCATGTACCGATATGTCCCGTACCGAGTCGAGTGGATAGATTACCTGCGCGTGCGGGGCGCGGCGTTGAAGCAGATGCTCGCCATTGGTATTCCGTCCGCTGGTGAGCCGCTCGCTTACGACATCGCGCAACTCGTGATGATGAGCTTTATGGGCATCTATGGGGCGACGGTACTCGCCACACGCGTGTACGCCATGAACTTGATGTTTTATATCGCCACGTTTGGAGGAGCCTTGGGATTTGGGACACAGATTGTGGTCGGGCACCTATGTGGGGCAGGCAGGTTACACGACGCTTATGTTCAGGTCTGGAAGACACTTCGGTTGGCCTTGTGTATATCTGTCGTGATCGCACTGTCGATGGCGTTTACTGCGCATGACTTGTTTCGGTTGTTTACTACGGACCGAGACGTGATTCGCATGGGGACACACCTCTTGTTCATCGGTATCGTGCTGGAGCCGGGGCGAACCTTCAATCTCGTGATCATTCAATCGATGCGGGCTGCAGGGGATGTGAAGTTTCCAGTGATGATGGGGATTCTGTTTCCCATTTGCATGGGTATCCCGCTGTCCTATGTCCTGGGTGTACACCTGCATATGGGTCTGTCTGGCGTTTGGTGGACCATCTGCATGGATGAATGGTGCCGAGCCGTCATTATGTCCATCCGTTGGCGAAGTCGCGCTTGGCAATCGAAGGTGCTCGTTCGACCGCTCGATTCGGTCGACGTGGTTCCCACTGCCTAAACCGGGGGTCGAGGACCGCGTTTGCACTTACATGATTCTCCTTCGTATCGTCCACGCTACACACATAAGTGTGAAGGAGGGGAATCCAGATGCGGACTCTGTATGCATGTTTTTGTGCTGGCCTGTTGTGTTTCGCGGTATGTGCCGGCAGTGTCGTCTCCTACGCGCACAATGGTTTGGCAAATGGATACGGCCATACGAAGCACCACCCAACGCACTGAAGCACGTCGCCTGAGAAGCTGTCGAGGTGGCCTAACACCGATGGTTTGCCGGTGTCGGCCACCCTGCCACGCTTGGTGAAGAACAGCCGCGCGTTTATTCTTCGATCGCGGCGAGCAATACCTGCGCCATATGCTGGGCCTCCGATTTGCATAGTTCAAACTCCACCTCTTGTGACACGTGACTGATCAGTTGAATGATCTCCGTACAACCATGAGAACAAATCAGGAATTCTGGGTATTTCGCTTCTGACCGAGGCACCTTGCGTGCGCAAAAGCCAGATTGGAATCCTCCGAGTGTCCCGCCGCAGATCTCACACATATCATCGCCTCCCGCCACGTTTGCACACGTCCCCTCCGTCGGACCGACAGTCCCTTACGAAATACGTAAAATGTGGTCAAACTGGGTACGCTGAACGTAATTACGTTATGCAGGCTACGCCTGTTTGGGGAGAGGGTCAACACGTGCCTATTGCGTTTGTCAACGGGACCCACATTGCTTACCACCGAATTGGACAAGGGGTACCGATTATTTTCATTCCACCGCCAATGGTGGGGACGTTTGTCTTCTATAAACAGGCCATCGAGTTATCCAAGCACTTCGATGTGATTATGATGGAACTTCGGGGACACGCACGCAGCGACGCTTCGCAGGAATATCTGGCGTACAGCATTGTCGCGGATGATATCTGTGCGTTGATGGATGACCTCAATATTTACCGCGCGATTCTGGTCGGGTATTCGATGGCGGGCCAGATCGTACTCGAATTCCTGCTCAAGTATCCCCATCGCGCCTACGGCGCTGTACCTGTGAGTACCTTTCCAGAAGCGTCCGACCTTCGACTGAAGGCGGAACTGAACACCGCGCTTCAACTCGTGAAGCGTCGTGGGATGCGCACGTTGGCGTTCGCCTTGGCCCTTGCGAACGCGGATACAGGCCGCGCGTTGCGGAACATGTACCGTACCGGTACAGCGTCAAACAGGGACAACGTGACAGACCTATTTCGCGAAGCGCTCACGTACCAATGCACGCAACAACTGGGTGATATTGAGCTGCCCGTCCGACTGATTTTCGGGGCCAAGGACATCCGTCTGCTTCATTACCGAGAGATGTTTTCTCAGTGTCTTCCCAACGCTACGAAGGTGATTATTCCGGGGGTAAGTCATCAAGTCCCGACCAAGGCGGCCGAGACTTTGAACACAGAGATTCGCGAGTTTGTGACACATCTATCCACCTGAATGTCATGCGGGCCCTGGTTTAGTGGATTTGTTTTGCCCACGACCAGGGCCAATCGGGTCAAAGTGCTCCGCATTGCCCGGTTTTTGTGCGTTCGTTCCAGGCTTGATCGCAAATAACGAAAGTATCGCAGATACCGCGCACAAGCCGCTGATACTATAGAATACCGCCTGGTGCGACAACTTCGACAGCAGTGACACAGCCGGAGGCCCGGCTGCGACTCCGATGTAGCGCACGCTGCTATACAGCGAAGTGACTGTACCGCGTTCCTTTTTGTCGATCCCGCCAGTGATCAACGCATCCAAACACGGCAACACCAGGCCGATGCCTGCACCACCTAAAACAAGGGCGCTGAGCAGCAGATAAATGTTGTTGACCGTGGCGCCAGCCGTAATAGCCGCCGTTTGGATGACGCATCCAGTAAATGAGAGCCACTTCATCCGTCGTTTGTTATCTTGAATGTTTTTGCCTGTGATGAACGACGTAATACAGAGTGCCAACAGCGGGATCGCCAGGATAAGTCCCTTTGTGATCCCTTTGATGTGAAAATCATCTTCGAGTTGGGACGACAGGTAGAACATGGACCCGAAGATTACAAACATGCTGATTCCGCCGATCGTAAAGATGGCGATAAGCCATCGGCCCTTTTGTGCAAAGATCTCCTTCATCGAAGAAAGAAATGCCCGGAACTTCACCTTCTTTTGATCGGCCTTTCGTGGAACCTTGACTAACCACGATACGAGTACGACGGATAAGGTACAAAATACCGGTATCGACAAAAATGGGAGATACCAGACCACCATGGCCAGGGCAGCGCCCAAGATAGGACTTAACACCTTCCCGAACGTATTGGCGGTCTCGATGATGCCCAAGCCTTGACTGACGTCGTCGTCACTCTTGAACATGTCTCCGACAAGTGGCAAGACGATGGGGAAAGCACCTGCTGCGCCAATTCCCTGCAGCAACCGACCGAGCAGAATCACCCAGTAGCTATCCTTTAAGAACCACGCGGCCAGCCCTGACATGAGGCCACCGATGCCGGTGATGACGAGGCTTGGAATGATGATTTTCTTACGACCGTATTGGTCAGACATGTATCCAGCGACAGGGATCAGAAAGATGGCGACTACAGAGTAAACCGTGATGATCATGCTCACCTGTAGAGACCCGATCTTTAACTGTCGCTCCATTTCCGGGAGAACGGGGATGAGCATTGAGTTGCCCAGCGTCATGATGAGCGGGATGGACGCCAATGACACAAGGTCTAACTTTTTATTGGCTTGCAACGCAATCACCCAACTTTTCTCAATGTGACATCTCGACTCTGTAACTGACTCGTGTGGCCATAACATGTCCAAGTCGGACTTGGCCGATGTACCGCGACCCGCTCTTGTGCTCCGTAAAGATTGTATAAGCCAACGGTAATTTCTCATCAATGGGATAAGTTTATATTTGATCCACAAAAATGAATTTCTGGATTTTGACCTTGCCATGGTGCACCGATTCCCTTTGATTTAGTGAATTTTACTTTTATAGCCTGTGACGGATGCAATCTGTAAGACAAGGTCGAGGGGATGTGATTTCAAGCCTGCTTCAATCATCGAATTCTATATTTTCTAGTGTAAATATGATTTAGAGTTCGAAGTGTATGGAGGAATACACGAGTGAAGCACACACGTAAGCCTACACGCAAAGCGGCGCTTTGTGTCCTCGCGTTGGCCGGATTGGCGGCTGGTGGTTATGGATACGCAAACAGCCACTGGGCTGGCTTTACTTCTAAAGGAAGCGCAAGCGCCACAGACATGTTTTTGTCGCATAATCACTTTGAGCGGGGGAATTGGGGTGGAGATGGCCCGGGTGTTCAAGGGTATCCATCTTCTGAATCTACGACTTCTACTCCTTCTAGTATCACCAGTTCGACGAGTCCGGCTGCGTCAAGCTCGGTTGACTTGCCAAGCGATACACAGGCGTCAGGCAACTGGGCGGGTTACGTTACGAACCCGGCCATGTCGTCCGATCTCTACACGAGCGTGAGCGGTTCCTGGACAGTGCCGAGCATTTCCAGCAATTCGCAGGGCGTGGCGGCACAATGGATCGGTCTCGGCGGCGTTTCTTCGGACGATCTGTTACAAGTGGGGACGATGGAACAAGTACAAGGTGGGACCACGGTCGATACCGTGTTTTGGGAGAAGCTTCCCAGCGCTGCTCAAAATGTGATGACGGTGTCGGCCGGATCGACCATCGACGCTAGCATCAAACAGGTGTCCAGCAGCGTTTGGAACGTGACCATCACAGCCAAGTCTGCGAGCGGGCAGATTCAATCGAAAACCATTCCCGTCACGTTGACGAGTAGTTATGCAAATGGAATTGGGTCGTCGGCAGAGTGGATCAGCGAAG
This window encodes:
- a CDS encoding MATE family efflux transporter gives rise to the protein MRDKLTKQVFHITWPVLIEQLLFMLIGTADTFMLAHVSGAAVAAVGACNQVVTLVLLVFNMISGGTAVLIAQYLGAKRTGECARFTGASISVNFLVGILASALLIVFRHLIAVAMQLPPSVIGLTNAYMVIVGSTMFIQALLGAVSSVLRCNGFTRMTMLVSLGMNAVHIIGNYLFIYGAFGVPKLGVTGVAISTSVSRLLALAVMLGLMYRYVPYRVEWIDYLRVRGAALKQMLAIGIPSAGEPLAYDIAQLVMMSFMGIYGATVLATRVYAMNLMFYIATFGGALGFGTQIVVGHLCGAGRLHDAYVQVWKTLRLALCISVVIALSMAFTAHDLFRLFTTDRDVIRMGTHLLFIGIVLEPGRTFNLVIIQSMRAAGDVKFPVMMGILFPICMGIPLSYVLGVHLHMGLSGVWWTICMDEWCRAVIMSIRWRSRAWQSKVLVRPLDSVDVVPTA
- a CDS encoding alpha/beta hydrolase codes for the protein MPIAFVNGTHIAYHRIGQGVPIIFIPPPMVGTFVFYKQAIELSKHFDVIMMELRGHARSDASQEYLAYSIVADDICALMDDLNIYRAILVGYSMAGQIVLEFLLKYPHRAYGAVPVSTFPEASDLRLKAELNTALQLVKRRGMRTLAFALALANADTGRALRNMYRTGTASNRDNVTDLFREALTYQCTQQLGDIELPVRLIFGAKDIRLLHYREMFSQCLPNATKVIIPGVSHQVPTKAAETLNTEIREFVTHLST
- a CDS encoding MFS transporter, translating into MIALQANKKLDLVSLASIPLIMTLGNSMLIPVLPEMERQLKIGSLQVSMIITVYSVVAIFLIPVAGYMSDQYGRKKIIIPSLVITGIGGLMSGLAAWFLKDSYWVILLGRLLQGIGAAGAFPIVLPLVGDMFKSDDDVSQGLGIIETANTFGKVLSPILGAALAMVVWYLPFLSIPVFCTLSVVLVSWLVKVPRKADQKKVKFRAFLSSMKEIFAQKGRWLIAIFTIGGISMFVIFGSMFYLSSQLEDDFHIKGITKGLILAIPLLALCITSFITGKNIQDNKRRMKWLSFTGCVIQTAAITAGATVNNIYLLLSALVLGGAGIGLVLPCLDALITGGIDKKERGTVTSLYSSVRYIGVAAGPPAVSLLSKLSHQAVFYSISGLCAVSAILSLFAIKPGTNAQKPGNAEHFDPIGPGRGQNKSTKPGPA